A region from the Vanessa tameamea isolate UH-Manoa-2023 chromosome 3, ilVanTame1 primary haplotype, whole genome shotgun sequence genome encodes:
- the LOC113397488 gene encoding TWiK family of potassium channels protein 7: MCKGVNNVNWETETLMGSTTPVSNWERFIPRAALSHIGLFVALMLYTAGGGLVFRALEYPAELAKQEILRDRILTERWNLIRVVADYNMNGTEVISLEKVLSDQLAVYEKVLEDASGSGIALEIERNFPPLEEKWSILQAVFFSSTVLTTIGYGNIVPETFWGRLFCIAYALIGIPLTLTVIADLGRVFATVVSIVAKHLPTMPKWCNRLSETNPAGQRSLYAFWAVCFLFVYLSAGAGLFKMWEDDWTFYDGFYFCFITMTTIGFGDLVPKRPKYMLLCTLYILIGLALTSTIIELVRRQYARSWQQLRALSGPLADTLRRLGDAGRGVDVSAFHNDLRKVLTVVTMPRFSGRDALGEKRQLEWEAAVEAVIRDITSPVTSQPKPPIVQIVIYESSV, from the exons ATGTGTAAGGGAGTAAATAATGTGAATTGGGAAACCGAGACCCTCATGGGTTCTACGACGCCCGTATCTAATTGGGAGCGTTTTATCCCAAGAGCAGCTCTATCTCATATTGGGCTATTCGTTGCTCTTATGTTATATACAGCTGGAGGTGGATTG gtCTTTCGAGCGCTTGAATATCCAGCCGAACTGGCGAAGCAAGAAATTCTTAGAGATCGTATCTTAACGGAAAGATGGAATCTCATTAGAGTAGTAGCCGATTACAATATGAATGGGACTGAAGTCATAAGCTTAGAAAAAGTTTTAAGTGACCAACTCGCCGTGTACGAGAAA GTACTAGAGGACGCATCTGGCAGTGGTATTGCTTTGGAAATAGAAAGAAATTTTCCTCCACTTGAAGAAAAATGGAGTATATTACAAGCCGTGTTCTTTTCATCAACTGTACTCACCACAATAG GATACGGTAATATTGTACCAGAAACATTCTGGGGAAGACTATTCTGCATTGCATACGCACTCATTGGAATTCCACTAACGCTCACAGTGATCGCTGATCTCGGAAGAGTATTTGCAACAGTTGTGTCTATTGTAGCCAAACACTTGCCTACAATGCCGA AATGGTGTAATCGACTATCAGAAACAAATCCGGCGGGTCAAAGATCTTTGTACGCGTTTTGGGCCGTGTGCTTCCTATTCGTATATTTATCAGCTGGAGCGGGACTCTTTAAAATGTGGGAAGATGATTGGACATTCTATgatggattttatttttgtttcattactaTGACTACCATTGGATTTGGTGATCTAGTTCCAA aaaGACCGAAGTATATGTTGTTATGTACTCTATACATTTTGATAGGCTTGGCACTTACATCTACAATTATCGAGTTAGTTAGAAGGCAATACGCTAGGTCTTGGCAACAACTACGAGCTCTCTCAGGACCATTGGCAGACACATTAAGAAGACTTGGCGACGCCGGGCGAGGAGTCGACGTGTCTGCGTTCCATAATGATCTCAGAAAGGTCTTAACTGTC gTCACCATGCCCAGATTTAGCGGACGTGACGCCCTCGGTGAGAAACGTCAACTGGAGTGGGAAGCGGCCGTCGAGGCTGTAATTAGAGACATCACAAGCCCCGTGACCAGTCAACCAAAACCACCTATAGTCCAAATTGTAATATACGAATCATCAGTGTAA
- the LOC113397490 gene encoding cAMP-dependent protein kinase catalytic subunit alpha-like encodes MADDAKRYGSSAFIAGYSDAKQEQYNQYLKKLHRDFIDSWNDKPQDQAKLGDFEQQKILGTGAFGVVYLTKHLITGKYYAMKMLEKENIVKLKQIEHSYYEKKILCGLNFTFCVYMKYFFKDNVYLYFVLPYIAGGEMFTHLRKLGKFEETSSKFYGAQVILALEYLHACELVYRDLKPENILIERTGYIKITDFGFCKLIRGRTWTLCGTPEYLAPEIILSKGYGMSVDWWSLGVLLFEMSAGHPPFYASDPMRIYEKIVAGKYRCPNHFSLELKDLISRILQTDITRRLGNLKSGALDFKNHKWFREIDWDSLLNSRFPAPFIPKIRSPGDSSYFESYEEEKIKESPICLYEEEFADF; translated from the coding sequence ATGGCTGATGATGCCAAAAGATATGGTAGCTCAGCTTTCATTGCGGGGTATTCTGATGCAAAACAAGAACAATATAACCAATACCTCAAGAAACTACACCGAGATTTTATAGATTCTTGGAATGACAAGCCACAGGACCAAGCTAAATTGGGTGATTttgaacaacaaaaaatattaggcACTGGTGCATTTGGAGTggtttatttaactaaacatttGATTACTGGAAAATATTATGCTATGAAAATGCTAGAAAAAGAAAACATAGTAAAGTTAAAGCAAATCGAACAcagttattatgaaaaaaaaattctatgcGGTCTCAATTTtacattttgtgtttatatgaaATACTTTTTCAAAGATAATGTATACCTTTATTTTGTTCTCCCGTACATTGCTGGAGGAGAAATGTTTACGCACTTACGTAAACTAGGTAAATTCGAGGAAACATCCTCAAAATTTTATGGCGCTCAAGTGATCCTGGCACTCGAATATTTGCATGCTTGTGAACTGGTTTATCGAGATTTAAAGccggaaaatattttaatcgaacgAACtggatacataaaaataactgatTTTGGTTTTTGTAAATTGATTCGTGGTAGAACTTGGACACTATGTGGTACTCCAGAATATTTAGCAccagaaattattttaagtaagggATACGGAATGTCAGTTGATTGGTGGTCCCTTGGAGtccttttatttgaaatgagcGCTGGTCATCCACCATTTTATGCGTCAGACCCTATGAGAATTTATGAAAAGATTGTTGCTGGAAAATACAGGTGTCCTAACCACTTTTCGTTGGAATTAAAGGATTTAATATCGCGTATACTCCAGACGGATATAACTAGACGTTTAGGGAACCTTAAGAGCGGTGCGttagattttaaaaatcataaatggtTTCGCGAAATCGATTGGGATAGCCTACTGAACAGTCGTTTTCCAGCACCTTTCATACCAAAAATTCGATCTCCGGGTGATTCGTCTTATTTTGAAAGCTACgaggaagaaaaaataaaagagagCCCAATATGTTTATATGAAGAAGAATTTGCTGACTTCTAA
- the LOC113397491 gene encoding cAMP-dependent protein kinase catalytic subunit alpha-like: MARSPYTRQNHQDHRRYLDMLKSEFLKRYDDPTQSEKTSIDYDSIKAIGNGAYGEVFLVRDKSTFTYHAMKVVAKEIVVERRHVKHLILEKKILQAVQFPFVLSLDNAFKDNLYLYFILPYVAGGELFTYIQKYGNFSEEMSKFYASQVALALEYLHYCDIIHRDIKPENILIDTNGYIKLCDFGFCKILKKKTWTLCGTPEYLAPEVIMAKGYSFAVDWWALGVLIFEMCSGYPPFFASDPSKLYEKILEGHYKCPDTLNSDCKNLIKSLLQVDPTKRLGSLKNGVYDVKAHSWFNDICWQSILHQRVQAAFVPICSSPGDTSNFPEIQQIKLKKSSKYYYAKEFEEF, translated from the coding sequence ATGGCTAGATCTCCGTACACGCGTCAGAATCATCAGGATCACCGTCGTTACTTGGATATGTTGAAAtctgaatttttaaaaagatacgATGATCCTACCCAGTCAGAAAAAACTTCAATCGATTATGATAGTATAAAGGCAATTGGCAACGGAGCTTACGGAGAAGTATTTTTAGTCAGAGATAAAAGTACATTTACATACCATGCCATGAAAGTCGTTGCAAAAGAAATTGTCGTTGAACGTAGAcatgtaaaacatttaatattggaAAAGAAAATTCTTCAAGCTGTTCAGTTTCCATTTGTTCTTTCGCTTGATAACgcatttaaagataatttataccTTTACTTTATATTACCCTATGTGGCTGGTGGAGAACTATTTacgtacatacaaaaatatggtAATTTCTCAGAGGAGATGTCGAAATTCTACGCTAGTCAAGTAGCGTTAGCTTTAGAGTATTTACATTATTGTGATATCATACACAGAGATATCAAACCTGagaatatattgattgatacgaatgggtATATAAAACTATGTGATTTTGGATTTTGTAAAAtacttaagaaaaaaacatgGACTTTGTGTGGTACACCTGAATATTTAGCACCTGAAGTCATAATGGCAAAAGGTTATTCATTTGCTGTGGATTGGTGGGCACTTggagttttaatttttgaaatgtgTTCGGGTTACCCTCCTTTCTTTGCTTCTGACCCAAGCAAGTTGTATGAAAAAATTCTAGAAGGTCATTATAAATGTCCAGATACTTTAAATTCTGATTGTAAAAATTTGATAAAGAGTCTGTTACAAGTAGATCCCACGAAACGTCTAGGATCTTTAAAGAACGGTGTCTATGATGTTAAAGCTCATTCTTGGTTTAATGATATTTGCTGGCAATCTATATTGCATCAACGGGTTCAAGCAGCATTTGTGCCTATTTGTTCTTCGCCAGGTGACACCAGCAATTTTCCAgaaatacaacaaataaaacttaaaaaaagttCAAAGTACTATTACGCAAAAGAGTTTGAAgagttttaa
- the LOC113397495 gene encoding cAMP-dependent protein kinase catalytic subunit alpha-like, whose amino-acid sequence MIFDKKEEKLVHYTYDSQISHKRHLDVLKQDYLKTYASTIKYEKSSEDFDLVRIIGVGSYGTVFLVRDKTSFAYHAMKAIEKAQVIKKKNTKQLYQEKKILQSITFPFLITLDFCCKDNSYIYLILPFEAGGELFTLIRRMKNLSEPLAQFYTAQIVLALEYLHHCSIVHRDIKPENIMINESGYIKLGDFGFGKPIKSRTWTICGTPEYIAPEIILSKGYTYTVDWWSLGILIYEMIAGYPPFYHSDTMKLYEKILNGIYKTPDYMTPTCKSLIRHLLDVDPTKRYGSLKAGVYDIKSHVWFSEYNWAMILHQKVYPPFVPICRNPGDSSNFPEMGEMKLKKSPVCLFEKDFENF is encoded by the coding sequence atgatatttgataaaaaagaaGAGAAACTTGTACATTACACATATGATTCACAAATCAGCCATAAACGTCATTTAGACGTTTTGAAACAAGATTATTTGAAAACCTACGCTTCAACTATAAAGTACGAAAAATCATCTGAAGATTTCGACCTTGTCAGGATTATTGGCGTTGGTTCCTACGGGACAGTATTCCTCGTTCGTGACAAAACTAGTTTTGCGTACCACGCTATGAAAGCTATTGAGAAAGCtcaagtaataaaaaagaaaaataccaaACAGCTTTACcaagaaaagaaaattttacagAGTATCACATTTCCGTTTTTGATAACACTAGATTTTTGTTGCAAGGATAACTcgtatatttatcttatattgcCATTCGAAGCTGGCGGCGAACTATTTACATTAATACGAAGGATGAAAAATCTGTCTGAACCATTGGCACAATTTTATACGGCGCAAATCGTTTTAGCATTAGAATATCTGCATCATTGTAGTATAGTTCATAGGGATATTAAACcagaaaatataatgattaatgaGTCTGGTTACATTAAGCTCGGTGATTTCGGTTTTGGTAAGCCGATAAAAAGTCGCACGTGGACTATATGCGGTACACCCGAGTATATAGCTCCGGAGATTATCTTATCCAAAGGATACACGTATACCGTGGATTGGTGGTCGCTGGGGATTCTTATTTATGAGATGATAGCTGGCTATCCACCATTTTATCACTCAGATACAATGAAACTTTATGAAAAAATCCTTAATGGAATTTACAAGACTCCAGATTATATGACACCTACATGTAAATCTTTAATTAGACATCTTTTGGATGTGGACCCAACTAAGCGCTACGGTTCGTTAAAGGCGGgtgtatatgatattaaaagtCATGTATGGTTCAGTGAATATAACTGGGCTATGATATTACATCAAAAAGTATACCCACCATTCGTGCCTATATGTCGGAATCCTGGCGATTCTAGTAATTTTCCTGAAATGggagaaatgaaattaaaaaaatcaccagTATGTCTATTTGAAAAGGATTTCGAAAACTTTTAA